A stretch of Dietzia lutea DNA encodes these proteins:
- the rpsB gene encoding 30S ribosomal protein S2, translating to MAVISMKQLLDAGAHFGHQTRRWNPKMRRFIFTDRNGIYIIDLQQTLTYIDQAYEFVKETVAHGGTVLFVGTKKQAQEAIAEEAAKVGMPYVNQRWLGGMLTNFQTVHQRLLRLKELESMEQTGGFEGRTKKEILMLTREKNKLERTLGGMRDMSKVPSVVWVVDTNKEHIAVGEARKLNIPVVALLDTNCDPDVVDYPIPANDDAIRSVTVLTRVIASAVADGLKARSQAGKATGEEAEPLAEWETEQLDQVTGGAATEGTEGPAADITGTESPAAEAPAAEVPTEAPATEA from the coding sequence ATGGCAGTCATCTCCATGAAGCAGCTGCTCGACGCAGGCGCCCACTTCGGCCACCAGACCCGCCGCTGGAACCCGAAGATGCGTCGGTTCATCTTCACCGACCGCAACGGCATCTACATCATCGACCTGCAGCAGACCCTGACGTACATCGACCAGGCGTACGAGTTCGTCAAGGAGACCGTCGCCCACGGCGGCACCGTCCTGTTCGTCGGCACCAAGAAGCAGGCCCAGGAGGCCATCGCCGAGGAGGCCGCCAAGGTCGGGATGCCGTACGTCAACCAGCGTTGGCTGGGTGGCATGCTCACCAACTTCCAGACCGTGCACCAGCGGCTCCTGCGGCTCAAGGAGCTCGAGTCGATGGAGCAGACGGGCGGATTCGAGGGTCGCACCAAGAAGGAGATCCTCATGCTCACGCGCGAGAAGAACAAGCTCGAGCGCACGCTCGGCGGTATGCGTGACATGAGCAAGGTCCCCTCCGTGGTGTGGGTCGTCGACACCAACAAGGAGCACATCGCCGTCGGCGAGGCCCGCAAGCTCAACATCCCGGTCGTCGCTCTGCTCGACACCAACTGCGACCCGGATGTCGTCGACTACCCGATCCCGGCGAACGACGACGCGATCCGCTCGGTCACCGTGCTGACCCGCGTCATCGCCTCCGCCGTCGCCGACGGTCTCAAGGCCCGCTCGCAGGCCGGCAAGGCCACCGGCGAAGAGGCCGAGCCGCTCGCCGAGTGGGAGACCGAGCAGCTCGACCAGGTGACCGGTGGCGCCGCCACCGAGGGCACCGAGGGTCCCGCCGCGGACATCACGGGCACCGAGTCGCCCGCCGCCGAGGCCCCCGCGGCCGAGGTCCCCACCGAGGCTCCGGCCACCGAGGCCTGA
- a CDS encoding peptidoglycan DD-metalloendopeptidase family protein, giving the protein MIRSRGRGGRDGASAGLVTAALVVVLVVVPLASAAPPASVPSAGAVPSADAAPTVGVAPDSGAAPVGPRPAMVGPVPGPLSVVTAFDPPARRWLPGHRGVDLAAAPHSPVLSPADGTVSFAGAVAGRPVVSIDHGSGLRTTYEPVAADVRAGDAVAAGARIGRLLAGHPGCPVVACLHWGARVASGGPSGDDDDYVDPLALLADAHRPIRLKPTLPGDGVG; this is encoded by the coding sequence ATGATCAGGTCTCGTGGACGGGGTGGGCGCGACGGGGCGTCCGCCGGCCTCGTGACCGCGGCGCTCGTCGTCGTCCTCGTCGTCGTGCCCCTCGCCTCCGCCGCTCCGCCCGCCTCGGTGCCGTCCGCGGGCGCTGTGCCGTCAGCGGACGCCGCGCCGACCGTGGGCGTCGCTCCGGACTCCGGCGCGGCGCCGGTCGGTCCACGTCCGGCGATGGTCGGCCCCGTGCCGGGCCCGCTGTCGGTGGTCACCGCGTTCGACCCTCCGGCGCGGCGGTGGTTGCCCGGCCACCGCGGGGTCGACCTGGCCGCGGCGCCGCACTCACCCGTCCTCTCCCCCGCCGACGGGACGGTGTCCTTCGCCGGCGCCGTGGCCGGGCGGCCGGTGGTGTCGATCGACCATGGCAGCGGGCTGCGCACGACGTACGAACCGGTCGCCGCCGACGTGCGCGCCGGAGACGCCGTCGCCGCGGGTGCACGGATCGGCCGGCTCCTCGCCGGCCACCCCGGGTGTCCGGTGGTGGCGTGTCTGCACTGGGGCGCGCGGGTGGCCTCGGGTGGCCCGTCCGGTGACGACGACGACTACGTCGATCCGCTCGCGCTGTTGGCCGACGCCCACCGTCCGATCCGTCTCAAGCCGACCCTGCCCGGCGACGGCGTGGGCTGA
- a CDS encoding tyrosine recombinase XerC produces MRTREDDGNALSDHLEEVLDDYVEHLLTGRSRSEATARSYRSDVRGLLGHLAAGDGGPTTGPELGAALTLPALRGWLAAQVAAGAARSTVARRVAAARSFSTWATRTGLLPTDVAARLEAPRARRHLPEVLDAAQAGETIRTSELGAAEGDPLAVRDRLVVELLYSCGIRVAELCGLDVDDVDTERRLLRVIGKGDRERAVPYGAPADRALRAWLDTGRPALTNARSGPALLLGARGGRLDPRAARRIVNEVSEATPGARRVSPHALRHSSATHLLEGGADLRHVQELLGHSTPATTQIYTHVSAERLRAAYRGAHPRA; encoded by the coding sequence ATGCGCACTCGTGAGGACGATGGAAACGCGCTGTCCGACCACCTCGAGGAGGTGCTCGACGACTACGTCGAGCACCTCCTCACCGGCAGGTCGCGCTCCGAGGCGACCGCCCGCTCCTATCGATCGGACGTCCGCGGGCTGCTCGGCCACCTCGCGGCGGGCGACGGCGGGCCCACCACCGGGCCGGAGCTCGGAGCCGCGTTGACCCTGCCCGCCCTACGGGGCTGGCTCGCCGCCCAGGTGGCCGCGGGAGCCGCACGGTCGACCGTCGCACGCCGGGTCGCGGCGGCGCGCTCGTTCAGCACGTGGGCAACGCGTACCGGGCTGCTCCCGACCGACGTCGCGGCCAGACTGGAGGCTCCGCGTGCCCGCCGGCACCTGCCGGAGGTCCTCGACGCCGCCCAGGCGGGCGAGACCATCCGGACCAGCGAACTCGGCGCGGCCGAGGGCGACCCCCTCGCCGTCCGTGACCGGCTCGTGGTGGAGCTGCTGTACTCGTGCGGCATCCGGGTGGCCGAGCTGTGCGGCCTCGACGTCGACGACGTCGACACGGAACGGCGACTCCTCCGCGTGATCGGCAAGGGCGACCGCGAGCGGGCGGTCCCGTACGGGGCTCCCGCCGACCGGGCACTGCGGGCCTGGCTCGACACCGGGCGGCCGGCTCTGACGAACGCCCGCTCGGGTCCGGCCCTCCTGTTGGGAGCCCGCGGCGGACGCCTGGACCCCCGGGCGGCCCGCAGGATCGTCAACGAGGTCAGCGAGGCCACGCCGGGCGCGCGCCGTGTCTCGCCCCACGCCCTGCGGCACAGCTCGGCGACGCACCTGCTCGAGGGCGGCGCGGACCTGCGACACGTCCAGGAACTGCTCGGGCACTCCACGCCGGCGACCACCCAGATCTACACGCACGTCTCGGCAGAGCGCCTCCGCGCCGCCTACCGCGGAGCCCATCCCCGCGCCTGA
- the dprA gene encoding DNA-processing protein DprA, producing MSVGEQEAAAVPRDVREAYAYLGAVTERPTAQVWDLVDSVGPVAARDLIRDGRAGETLNAQAESRREHVDGAALLESAATVSARLVVPGDPGWPGYALAPLDRPRGRRRDGTGGVPTALRPLGLWWRGPADPATELGRSVAVVGTRAPTPYGRTVAADLSAGAAAEGFTVVSGGAFGIDAAAHRAVLGVRGTTIAVLAGGVDRLYPRGNDGLLREVAETGAVVSAQPPGTGVTRYRFLDRNRIIAALTGATVVVEAAARSGALSTAAWAAALDRPVGAVPGPVTSVASVGCHLLLRDRGAVLIGRTADVVELAGAMGETAPPPAGEATSWDGMDDVTRRILEALPTSGGAAPAEVARSAGIAPTTVRAVLGRLMSTGAAVRGPEGWRRSGDGGMQLSLPVS from the coding sequence ATGTCGGTGGGCGAGCAGGAGGCCGCGGCGGTGCCGCGGGACGTCCGCGAGGCGTACGCGTATCTGGGAGCGGTCACCGAACGGCCGACCGCGCAGGTGTGGGACCTGGTCGACTCGGTCGGTCCGGTCGCCGCGCGGGACCTCATCCGGGACGGGCGGGCGGGTGAGACGCTGAACGCCCAGGCCGAGTCCCGTCGCGAGCACGTGGACGGGGCGGCACTGCTCGAGTCGGCCGCGACCGTAAGCGCCCGTCTGGTGGTGCCGGGCGACCCGGGCTGGCCGGGATACGCGCTCGCGCCGCTCGACCGGCCACGCGGGCGTCGCCGGGACGGCACGGGAGGGGTGCCCACCGCGTTGCGCCCACTCGGGTTGTGGTGGCGGGGGCCGGCCGACCCGGCGACGGAGCTGGGCAGGTCGGTGGCGGTGGTGGGCACCCGGGCGCCCACGCCGTACGGCCGGACGGTGGCCGCGGATCTGAGCGCGGGGGCCGCGGCGGAGGGTTTCACCGTGGTCTCGGGAGGCGCGTTCGGCATCGACGCGGCCGCGCACCGCGCCGTGCTCGGGGTGCGGGGCACGACGATCGCGGTCCTGGCCGGGGGCGTCGACCGTCTGTACCCGCGCGGCAACGACGGCCTGCTCCGTGAGGTCGCGGAGACCGGTGCGGTCGTCTCCGCACAGCCGCCGGGGACCGGGGTGACGAGGTACCGGTTCCTCGACCGCAACCGCATCATCGCGGCGTTGACGGGCGCGACGGTGGTGGTCGAGGCGGCGGCCCGCAGCGGTGCGCTGAGCACGGCGGCGTGGGCGGCGGCCCTCGATCGGCCGGTCGGTGCCGTACCGGGTCCGGTCACGTCGGTCGCGTCGGTCGGATGCCATCTCCTCCTCCGGGACCGTGGGGCGGTGCTGATCGGGCGCACGGCGGACGTGGTCGAGCTGGCCGGCGCGATGGGGGAGACGGCCCCGCCGCCGGCCGGGGAGGCCACGTCGTGGGACGGGATGGACGACGTGACGCGGCGGATCCTCGAGGCGCTGCCGACCTCGGGAGGGGCCGCCCCCGCGGAGGTCGCCAGGTCGGCCGGGATCGCGCCGACCACGGTGCGGGCCGTACTCGGTCGGCTGATGTCGACCGGCGCGGCCGTGCGGGGCCCGGAGGGCTGGCGCAGATCCGGCGACGGCGGGATGCAGCTCAGCCTGCCGGTGTCCTGA